GCAACAGCTTGGACTCAAGCTGGAGGGCAGGGAGACCGTGCCGCATCGCAAGGTCACGGTCGGTTTCATCCCGGTCGGTGAAACAAGAATCGAACTGGTCCAGCCTGATTCGCCCGACTCGCCGATTGCCAAGTTCCTGTCCGAACGTGGTCCAGGCCTGCAGCACATCTGCTTCGAGGTTGACGATGCCCAGGCTGAGTTTGACCGTCTGGCTAGGGCCGGAGTCAGAATCATTGACAAGGCTCCCCAGGCTGG
The candidate division WOR-3 bacterium DNA segment above includes these coding regions:
- the mce gene encoding methylmalonyl-CoA epimerase; protein product: MIRRIAHIAIAVPDVDMAAKFYEQQLGLKLEGRETVPHRKVTVGFIPVGETRIELVQPDSPDSPIAKFLSERGPGLQHICFEVDDAQAEFDRLARAGVRIIDKAPQAGAHGTKVFFIHPHSAGGVLIEISQPPVTSAAIQPAGKSE